The following coding sequences are from one Capsicum annuum cultivar UCD-10X-F1 chromosome 3, UCD10Xv1.1, whole genome shotgun sequence window:
- the LOC107864397 gene encoding kinesin-like protein KIN-12B, giving the protein MKHAVQPRSTILRENSEAITPSPMNKQKWLTPPPYRKNKSSASKENAPPLTSSDLNCSPAVAVTGTTTTKMIMKSPLPPRHPNSNPLKRKLSVDSIGSENGAGVAGSSDSGVKVIVRMRPPTKDEEEGEIVAQKVSNDSLSISRHSFTFDSIADAQSTQLDIFQLVGAPLVENCLAGFNSSVFAYGQTGSGKTYTIWGPANALLDENLTSDQQGLTPRVFQRLFERIKEEQVKHSDKQLVYQCRCSFLEIYNEQITDLLDPSQRNLQIREDVRTGVYVDNLTEECVSTMKDVVKLLMKGLSNRRIGATSINAESSRSHSVFTCVVESHCKRMVDGLSCVKASRINFVDLAGSERQKLTGAAGERLKEAGNINRSLSQLGNLINILAEVSQTGKHRHIPYRDSKLTFLLQESLGGNAKLAMICAISPAQSCKSETLSTLRFAQRAKAIKNKAVINEEMQDDVNVLREYIRQLKDELIRVKANGSQGDQNGNYSSGWNARRSLNLLKLSLNRPMTLPLLDDDGDTEMEIVEEAELLGLLPEGGSKEVGILRKNLSKNSLVVGPSEGRNEETHNTCKGEEGSEDADVTMEEEVSEQVVQPEDNCSMAKESIHQSCDKENVMAGLKKSILKLDSDSSPEPIEIECLPLLAINLLNQGVKAELVEETASEQCECYNDKTPEGSTKYPEGGAACTNDTSPILKSPTPSVSPTVNSSRKSLRTSSMLSDSQKDLRESKLDVPHLSFAKPTISMCLDSQTNKRCKHCFTSTEHIAASLHRGLEIISNRQHTSLRRSSFRFSCKPADLRAIIPVTKADVGVQTTIKDDQSFEGRSNFLCSKCKLRNSQQEVIDANDGSNMQLVCVEESQLVPADGSQSCEKFKVQVPKAVEKVLAGAIRREMALEEVCAKQTLEIMQLNRLIQQYKHERECNAIIGQTREDKIVRLESLMDGILPTEEFMEDELLSLAHEHKLLKEKYENNPEISSAKIELRRVQDELEQYRNFFNFGERDVLMEEIRDLRSQLQFYVDSSPKAFKKGSSPMQLAYPCESSEPSPLSTIPESTEESAEQRLEKERILWTQTESKWISLVEELRLDLEASRGMAEKHRQELDLEKECSEELKEAMQMAMQGHARMLEQYAELEEKHMQLLIRHRKIQDGIEDVKNAAAKAGVRGAESKFINALAAEISALKVEREKERRYYRDENKGLQAQLRDTAEAVQAAGELLVRLKEAEEATAAAEKRAIEAEQEANKAYKQIDKLKKKHEKEINKLNQLLEESLHPEERSETTTYDAREMNNEGDPQHTQRREEFESFYNREEEVEDLSNLVEPSWFSGYDRCNI; this is encoded by the exons GTTATAGTGAGGATGAGGCCACCAACCAAGGACGAGGAAGAAGGTGAAATTGTTGCCCAGAAGGTCTCTAATGATTCTTTGTCAATATCCAGACACAGTTTTACATTTGACTCTATCGCTGATGCCCAATCAACACAG CTAGATATATTTCAGCTTGTGGGAGCACCTCTTGTTGAAAATTGCCTCGCTGGGTTTAACAGCTCAGTATTTGCTTATGGGCAG ACTGGTAGTGGAAAGACATATACAATATGGGGACCAGCCAACGCCTTGTTGGATGAAAACTTGACAAGTGATCAACAAGGCTTAACACCACGTGTTTTTCAACGACTTTTTGAACGAATTAAGGAG GAACAAGTCAAGCATTCTGATAAGCAGCTTGTATATCAATGTCGATGCTCGTTTCTTGAG ATATACAATGAACAAATCACCGATCTGTTGGATCCTAGTCAACGAAACCTTCAG ATCAGAGAGGATGTGAGAACTGGTGTCTATGTTGATAATTTGACCGAGGAATGTGTTTCTACCATGAAGGATGTAGTAAAGCTTTTGATGAAG GGCTTGTCAAACAGGAGAATTGGTGCTACCAGCATAAACGCTGAGAGTTCACGTTCTCACAGTGTATTTACTTGCGTTGTCGAATCGCATTGCAAG AGAATGGTCGATGGCTTAAGCTGCGTAAAAGCGAGTAGGATAAATTTTGTTGATCTTGCTGGATCGGAAAGGCAAAAGCTAACTGGTGCAGCTGGAGAACGCCTGAAGGAAGCTGGGAACATCAATCGCTCCTTGTCACAGCTGGG GAACTTGATAAACATTCTGGCAGAAGTTTCCCAAACAGGAAAGCATCGGCACATTCCCTATAGAGATTCCAAGTTGACATTTTTGTTACAGGAATCTCTTGGCGGGAATGCAAAACTTGCAATGATATGTGCCATTTCTCCAGCACAGAG TTGTAAGAGCGAGACACTCAGTACCCTGAGATTTGCCCAGCGCGCAAAGGCAATAAAGAATAAAGCTGTTATCAATGAGGAAATGCAAGATGATGTAAATGTCTTGAGGGAATATATACGACAGTTAAAG GATGAGCTGATAAGAGTGAAGGCCAATGGCTCTCAAGGAGATCAAAATGGAAATTATTCTTCAGGTTGGAATGCGCGTAGAAGCTTAAACCTTTTGAAATTAAGCCTCAACCGTCCAATGACATTACCTCTTCTAGACGACGATGGTGACACAGAAATGGAGATTGTTGAGGAAGCTGAACTATTAGGTCTCCTGCCAGAAGGAGGAAGTAAAGAGGTTGGAATCTTGCGAAAAAATCTTTCCAAGAATTCCTTGGTTGTTGGTCCTTCTGAAGGACGTAACGAGGAAACGCACAACACATGCAAGGGAGAGGAAGGTTCTGAGGATGCAGACGTTACTATGGAGGAAGAGGTATCCGAACAAGTTGTCCAACCTGAAGATAATTGCTCCATGGCTAAAGAATCAATTCACCAAAGTTGTGATAAAGAAAATGTCATGGCTGGTTTGAAGAAatccattttgaagcttgatAGTGATTCTTCTCCGGAGCCCATTGAAATTGAGTGCCTTCCATTGCTGGCCATTAATTTGCTCAATCAAGGAGTAAAAGCGGAACTGGTAGAAGAAACAGCCTCAGAGCAATGTGAATGCTATAATGACAAAACTCCTGAAGGCTCTACTAAATATCCGGAGGGTGGTGCAGCCTGTACAAATGATACATCTCCTATTTTGAAATCTCCCACTCCAAGTGTTTCACCAACAGTAAATAGCAGTAGAAAAAGTCTAAGGACATCATCGATGCTGAGTGATTCTCAGAAGGATCTTAGAGAGAGTAAGCTGGATGTACCGCATTTGTCCTTTGCAAAGCCTACGATCAGTATGTGTTTGGACTCTCAAACTAATAAGAGATGTAAACATTGTTTTACATCAACAGAACATATAGCTGCTAGTCTACATAGGGGACTTGAAATTATAAGTAATCGTCAGCATACATCTTTGAGGCGGTCCTCATTCAGGTTTTCTTGCAAACCTGCTGATCTTCGAGCAATTATTCCAGTTACTAAAGCAGACGTTGGGGTCCAAACGACTATTAAAGATGATCAGTCATTTGAAGGACGGTCAAATTTCTTGTGTAGTAAATGTAAGTTAAGGAATTCCCAGCAAGAGGTTATAGATGCCAATGATGGCTCAAACATGCAATTGGTTTGTGTCGAGGAATCACAGTTGGTACCTGCTGATGGATCACAGTCCTGCGAGAAGTTCAAGGTTCAAGTACCCAAA GCAGTAGAAAAGGTATTGGCCGGAGCGATACGGAGGGAGATGGCACTGGAAGAAGTATGTGCCAAGCAAACTTTGGAGATCATGCAACTCAACCGCTTG ATTCAACAATACAAACATGAGCGAGAATGCAATGCCATTATTGGCCAAACACGCGAGGATAAGATTGTTCGTCTTGAGAGCTTAATGGATGGAATCCTACCGACAGAGGAGTTCATGGAGGATGAATTATTATCACTCGCTCATGAGCATAAG CTTCTGAAGGAGAAATATGAGAATAATCCAGAAATCTCAAGTGCGAAGATTGAATTAAGAAGAGTTCAAGATGAGCTGGAACAGTATCGAAACTTCTTTAACTTTGGTGAGAGGGATGTTTTGATGGAGGAGATTCGGGATTTGAGAAGCCAGCTCCAGTTTTATGTAGATTCTTCACCGAAGGCATTCAAGAAAGGAAGTTCTCCTATGCAATTAGCTTATCCATGCGAGTCAAGTGAGCCTTCGCCTTTATCAACTATTCCAGAGTCAACAGAGGAGAGTGCTGAACAGCGACTTGAAAAGGAGAGGATTCTATGGACACAAACAGAGAGCAAATGGATTTCTCTTGTAGAAGAATTGAGGTTAGACTTAGAAGCTAGCCGCGGCATGGCCGAAAAGCATAGACAAGAACTAGATTTGGAGAAGGAGTGCTCGGAAGAGCTGAAAGAAGCAATGCAGATGGCAATGCAGGGACATGCACGCATGCTTGAACAATATGCTGAACTTGAAGAGAAGCATATGCAATTGCTTATAAGGCATAGGAAGATCCAAGATGGTATAGAGGATGTAAAAAATGCAGCTGCAAAGGCAGGAGTGAGGGGTGCTGAATCTAAATTTATCAATGCTCTTGCTGCAGAAATTTCAGCTCTAAAAGTAGAAAGGGAAAAGGAGAGGCGCTATTATAGGGATGAGAATAAGGGGCTTCAGGCGCAACTGAGAGATACTGCTGAAGCTGTACAAGCAGCTGGTGAATTGCTTGTGCGGCTTAAAGAGGCTGAAGAAGCTACCGCAGCTGCTGAG AAACGAGCGATTGAGGCAGAACAAGAAGCTAACAAGGCTTACAAACAGATTGATAAACTGAAGAAAAAACATGAAAAGGAGATCAACAAGTTGAATCAGTTACTCGAAGAATCCCTCCATCCTGAAGAAAGATCCGAGACAACAACGTATGATGCAAGAGAGATGAATAATGAAGGTGATCCGCAGCACACGCAGCGCAGAGAAGAGTTCGAGTCATTTTACAACAGAGAAGAAGAGGTGGAGGACTTGTCAAACTTAGTAGAGCCCTCTTGGTTTTCGGGATACGATAGGTGCAACATATAG